From Leptotrichia wadei, one genomic window encodes:
- a CDS encoding NADP-dependent glyceraldehyde-3-phosphate dehydrogenase — MNYQNLVNGEWKDSKNTITIYSPINGEELGTVPAMSREDVDYAMESARKALPAWRALSAVERAAYLNKAADILERDKDKIGENLAKEVAKGIKAAISEVVRTADLIRYAAEEGLRITGEFVNGGGFEAGSKRKYGAVKREPVGVVLAIAPFNYPVNLSASKIAPALIGGNVVIFKPPTQGSISGLLLTQVFAEAGIPAGVFNSVTGKGSEIGDYLIEHKEVNFINFTGSTPIGEKIGKLAGMRPIMLELGGKDAGIVLEDADLENAAKNIVAGAFSYSGQRCTAIKRVLVMDSVADKLANLIKEKVEKLTVGDPFDNADITTVIDTPSADFIEGLIKDAQEKGAKALTTVKREKNLIWPVVFDNVTTDMRIAWEEPFGPVLPIIRVKSVDEAVEIANKSEYGLQSAVFTKNFPLAFEIAEKLEVGTVHINNKTQRGPDSFPFLGIKGSGAGVQGIKYSIESMTRVKSIVFDI; from the coding sequence ATGAATTATCAAAATTTAGTGAATGGAGAGTGGAAAGACTCTAAAAATACAATAACTATTTATTCACCAATAAACGGGGAAGAACTTGGAACAGTTCCAGCTATGTCAAGAGAAGATGTTGATTATGCTATGGAATCTGCCAGAAAGGCTTTGCCTGCTTGGAGAGCATTGTCAGCCGTAGAAAGAGCCGCATATTTGAATAAGGCTGCTGATATTCTTGAAAGAGACAAGGATAAAATTGGGGAAAACTTGGCAAAGGAAGTAGCCAAAGGAATTAAAGCCGCTATTTCAGAAGTTGTGAGAACTGCTGATTTAATTAGATACGCTGCAGAAGAAGGGCTTAGAATCACTGGAGAATTTGTAAATGGTGGTGGATTTGAAGCTGGAAGCAAGAGAAAATATGGAGCTGTAAAAAGAGAGCCAGTTGGAGTTGTACTTGCAATCGCACCTTTCAACTACCCAGTAAATCTGTCAGCATCTAAAATTGCACCAGCTTTAATCGGAGGAAATGTAGTAATTTTCAAACCGCCTACACAAGGATCAATAAGCGGGCTGTTATTAACACAAGTATTTGCAGAAGCTGGAATTCCAGCAGGAGTATTTAACTCTGTAACTGGAAAAGGTTCTGAAATCGGAGATTATTTGATTGAACACAAAGAAGTAAACTTTATAAATTTTACAGGAAGTACACCAATTGGGGAAAAAATCGGAAAACTTGCTGGAATGCGTCCAATTATGCTTGAATTAGGTGGAAAAGATGCTGGAATTGTATTAGAAGATGCAGACTTGGAAAATGCCGCTAAAAATATCGTAGCAGGAGCATTTAGCTATTCTGGACAAAGATGTACTGCCATTAAAAGAGTACTTGTAATGGATTCAGTTGCAGATAAATTAGCAAACTTGATAAAAGAAAAAGTTGAAAAATTAACTGTTGGAGATCCTTTTGACAATGCTGACATTACAACAGTAATTGATACTCCATCAGCAGACTTTATCGAAGGATTAATAAAAGATGCACAAGAAAAAGGTGCAAAAGCATTAACAACAGTAAAAAGAGAAAAAAATCTAATCTGGCCAGTAGTTTTTGACAACGTAACAACTGATATGAGAATCGCCTGGGAAGAACCATTTGGACCAGTATTGCCAATTATCAGAGTAAAATCTGTAGATGAAGCAGTAGAAATTGCAAATAAATCAGAATATGGACTTCAATCAGCAGTATTTACAAAAAATTTCCCATTAGCATTTGAAATTGCTGAAAAATTGGAAGTAGGAACAGTACATATAAATAACAAGACTCAAAGAGGGCCTGACAGCTTCCCATTCTTAGGAATTAAAGGTTCAGGAGCAGGAGTTCAAGGGATAAAATACAGTATAGAAAGCATGACAAGAGTTAAATCTATCGTATTTGATATATAA
- a CDS encoding coproporphyrinogen III oxidase, translated as MIRANIEINQNKLEEFVRVLLPENYGVISENSENNVEINVNFEKGKNVENFSEDCGKLENNENKNTELITVNTALIDKNSGKILKKVTFSHKKINDEYFDQAEVMAKASLMELFDKKNKYKWGILIGVRPTKIVGRFLKMGLSYEEIDEILGKIYFVSDEKRKLLLDIVKRQAPYLDKETIGIYIGIAFCPTKCSYCSFPAYLLRGKYSERYDEYIGSIYHEIREIGQLTQELDLKINTIYIGGGTPSILTAEEIDKLLKTVKENYNLDYLKEFTFEAGRIDTMDEGKLSVIKSYGVNKISINPQSFNEKTLKLVNRYHNREQFDNVYKIAKNLGLEINMDLILGLPRENTEDILYTMDEISKYDMENLTIHNLAIKNASRLNKENYAHKDVLDYGKIYEKIGNVTKNKGLFPYYMYRQKNSFQWGENLGYSLNGCESIYNIEMIEENKTIIGIGAGAITKLIWFDEEKKRDNIKRLVNPKDPLVWINELPERLERKKFEIKRVFKKDFFEL; from the coding sequence ATGATAAGAGCAAATATTGAGATTAATCAGAATAAACTTGAGGAATTTGTGCGTGTACTTCTGCCTGAAAATTATGGTGTTATTTCTGAAAACAGTGAAAATAATGTGGAAATTAATGTAAATTTTGAAAAGGGTAAAAATGTGGAAAACTTTTCAGAAGATTGTGGAAAACTAGAAAATAATGAAAATAAAAATACTGAATTAATTACTGTAAATACAGCATTGATTGACAAAAATAGTGGAAAAATCTTAAAAAAAGTGACCTTTTCACATAAGAAGATAAATGATGAATATTTTGATCAGGCGGAAGTTATGGCAAAGGCCTCATTAATGGAATTGTTTGATAAAAAAAATAAATATAAATGGGGAATTTTAATAGGTGTACGTCCTACAAAGATTGTGGGACGGTTTTTAAAAATGGGATTGTCTTATGAAGAAATTGATGAAATATTGGGAAAAATATATTTTGTAAGCGATGAAAAGCGGAAACTTCTGCTAGACATTGTGAAACGTCAAGCACCATATTTAGATAAGGAAACAATAGGAATTTATATTGGAATTGCCTTTTGTCCTACAAAATGTTCATACTGCTCATTTCCAGCCTACCTGCTACGTGGAAAATATTCCGAAAGATATGATGAATATATAGGGTCAATTTATCATGAAATCCGTGAAATTGGGCAATTAACACAGGAACTGGATTTAAAAATTAACACAATTTACATTGGCGGAGGAACGCCTTCGATTTTAACGGCAGAAGAAATTGATAAATTACTAAAAACAGTAAAGGAAAATTACAATTTAGATTATTTAAAGGAATTTACATTTGAAGCTGGAAGAATTGACACGATGGATGAGGGAAAATTATCAGTTATTAAAAGTTATGGAGTAAATAAAATCAGCATAAATCCCCAGTCTTTTAATGAAAAGACACTAAAACTCGTAAATCGCTACCATAACAGGGAACAGTTTGACAACGTTTACAAAATTGCTAAAAATCTTGGATTGGAAATAAATATGGATTTGATTTTGGGACTGCCACGTGAAAATACAGAAGATATTCTGTATACGATGGATGAAATTTCAAAGTATGACATGGAAAATCTGACAATTCATAATTTGGCAATAAAAAATGCAAGCCGTCTTAATAAGGAGAATTATGCTCATAAAGATGTGCTGGATTATGGGAAAATTTATGAAAAAATTGGAAATGTTACTAAAAATAAAGGGCTTTTTCCATATTATATGTATCGCCAGAAAAACAGCTTTCAATGGGGAGAAAATCTTGGATATTCATTAAATGGATGTGAATCGATTTACAATATTGAAATGATTGAGGAAAATAAGACAATTATTGGAATTGGGGCTGGGGCGATTACGAAACTTATCTGGTTTGATGAAGAGAAAAAGCGGGATAATATAAAAAGGCTTGTAAATCCTAAAGATCCGTTAGTTTGGATAAATGAGCTGCCAGAAAGGCTGGAACGGAAAAAGTTTGAAATTAAAAGAGTGTTTAAAAAAGATTTTTTTGAATTATAA
- a CDS encoding undecaprenyl-diphosphate phosphatase, whose amino-acid sequence MFIDIIKVFILSLVEGLTEFIPVSSTGHMIIVDQFLQLSKNEEFANAFKIIIQLGAILSVVVYYWKRIFPFAKGLSQSQRMDIVQMWIKIVIAVLPAVVLGLLFDDVIDKVLFNSVVVAITLIIYGVILIWLESGEKKEGKITSITQMPIKTAIGVGLFQCLAMIPGTSRSAATIIGGVLLGLNRILATEFSFFLAIPTMLGATLLKLVKLGTALSGYEWFLIALGFVLSFIFAYAVIKVFMSYIKKHDFKVFGYYRIILGIIVLALYFVGVIK is encoded by the coding sequence ATGTTCATAGACATTATTAAAGTATTTATTTTAAGTCTTGTGGAAGGGCTTACAGAGTTTATACCTGTCAGCAGCACAGGACATATGATCATTGTGGATCAATTTTTGCAATTATCGAAAAATGAGGAATTTGCAAATGCGTTTAAGATAATTATACAGCTAGGGGCAATTTTGTCGGTAGTTGTGTATTACTGGAAAAGAATTTTTCCGTTTGCAAAAGGACTTAGTCAAAGTCAGCGGATGGATATTGTTCAAATGTGGATAAAAATAGTGATTGCAGTGCTTCCAGCAGTTGTTTTAGGACTTTTGTTCGATGATGTTATTGATAAAGTGCTGTTTAATTCAGTAGTTGTGGCAATAACGCTGATTATTTACGGAGTTATACTTATTTGGCTGGAATCTGGCGAAAAAAAGGAAGGTAAAATTACTTCAATTACTCAAATGCCTATAAAAACTGCAATTGGAGTGGGGCTATTTCAATGCCTTGCGATGATTCCAGGTACTTCAAGATCCGCTGCCACTATTATTGGAGGAGTTTTGCTTGGATTAAATAGGATTTTAGCGACAGAATTTTCATTTTTCCTTGCAATTCCGACAATGCTTGGAGCGACACTTTTGAAGCTGGTGAAGCTGGGAACAGCATTAAGCGGATATGAATGGTTTTTAATTGCATTAGGTTTTGTGCTTTCATTTATATTTGCCTATGCCGTTATTAAAGTCTTTATGAGCTACATTAAAAAGCATGATTTCAAGGTATTTGGATATTATCGGATCATTCTTGGAATAATTGTGCTGGCACTTTATTTTGTAGGAGTTATAAAATAG